Below is a genomic region from Scheffersomyces stipitis CBS 6054 chromosome 8, complete sequence.
CATCTCAGATGCACGGGGTTCAATACTTACATCTTCTCGAAAATTTACTTCCGAGACCTACATGATCCCATGGCAaatgacaatatcaagcACATCAAAAAGATGGTAAAGGGACATCTCCCTCGCATTAGCGACAGAAACCTTAGTagcttgaaaaagaaagggGGCTTCGGACTACTCAATGTAAAGCAACAGCTCTTAGGAAGACGGGCAAAAGTCATCTACGAAACGTTGACGAATCTGGTGGATTGGAATCTCATAGTTCTCCGtgacaaacttcaatcCTTCATTGATACAATTTACCCTCCGACACgcaatcaacttgatcccCTGAAATGGGACATCGTACCGTGGTACCTTTTCCTTGTGAACTACGCGGTCCAAAACAAAGATCATGCAATGTCAGCGTACAAGACCTACAATCAATTCACCAGAGCCGAAATAGCATGGCTCGAAGCATGGTTTACCATCATTAAGCCGAAAAACCGCTACCATATCCCGGATGAAAGGGGTAGGAGGTTTTGGATTAATTCATATTTTAAAAAGCCCTTCACGCTTAATGAGAAACAAGAGATGGTGCGTAACCCGCCACTTCAGCTGGATTGGGATAAACACATAACCAGCCGTGTTGATCGCATGACATTTACCCGTAGATCAGCAAAATATGAGCAACAAGCCCCGGTGTGTAGCTCCAGTACGctacttcaaaagtttccCCTGCTACAGGACAATTACCCCAAGTTTTGGAAGGCTCTTTATaaagtacaacttcttcatcccAAAGGGACAGAGGAATTACACAGGGTCCATCTTGGTCACCGCGAACGCCACGGCAATCCGGAggctcttgaagattgtgTAATGTGCCTCAACTCAATTGAAAGACGGAAATACTTTCACCATACCTACCAAGACTGTGAGGCTAGCCGCACGTTTTGGAATTTGTTAGGGCCTGAAGGTATGAACCTAGATTTAAACAACATCATTGGTAAGTTTGAACTTCCCGTGGCTGCTTTCCTTTCTCTAAATCGATACTTCCTTACTGTCTACTTATTTCAAGTTCGACGGCGGAACAGTGAAGACAGGGAATCCTTCTCTCTGTCAACACTTTCTACTTGGGTATCGATTTTGCAGTCTAGACGTCTTATTTAAACATTTTACAAGTCCGGTAGCATATACCGTTGTCCagttttctacagttttctAAGGATATCACCTAGTTTTTAGGTGATTTCACTCGGAGGTTTTTATCCTAGGATTTCCTCCACCATTCGGTATGGATTAGAGGatgatttatatactttgtAGTAGATAGGTTAGACTTTAGTCGTAATACATGCCATTTcgtcaaaaaaaaaatattgtGTGTGAAAAAAACTGTGATTTCCGAGGTTTATAACCTCGGAATGGATCCGATAAACATCCGAAACAGAAGTTCTACATttattttgttgaataaccCAAAAACTCACAGAGATGAtatgaggatgaagaatatgtAAATACCAGAGGATTCCCTCTAGTTTAAACAGATTTTAAATAGTTCTTCAGTGATTAATACAAGtccatatccattaatCCAAATCtaagtccaaaaggaaaaccggTCTCTATATATAGGTTTCCCGTCATAAAAGGTAGATAATCTCTTGATACTAAGTCGGCTCCTAGGCTCGTATAGGCATTGTTATATTTGGCAGATGTTCATGACCAATTAAATGCCGAAGTAAAGAATTAATATAGTTGTAAATAAAGAATACCAATACGAAATTCTCGGATGATTATTATTGTGAATCTGTTGGACAAGATGCCTTCTATGTCATTTTGTCCTCGTTTCGTCAATTTGGTTCCAATCATAGATGTTTCTGATATATCAGCTAACATTAGTACAGGATATGCTGTTATTGTCTTTGCCAGCTTGTTATAATGAGCATCGTATAAACCTCATTTAGGACATAATGTAAATTCTGTGCATCATTCAATCATAACATCTATAGAGCCGAAGAACCCGTTTTGCCAGTGCTCATtccattttgcaatttatGGGAATTCCAGGAACTTGGATTAATTTTATCTAAACCTTATCTACATTTTGCTATGATTACTTCCATATGGGCATCAAGGGAATGTCAGTTAGTGAAATCGTAAGAGAGTGTAAGAAAATGATAAATTGTTGTGGCCCTTGGAGCACAATTGCAGTAAGAAAACCAATCAATGAAGGACGCAAAGGTTCaaaacatcaacagaagtTTTAGAATCAGTTCACAATTGTCAAACATCATCGTGCAAATGAAACAATTGAACTATTAATATGGCTATATACCTGACGGTCGAAGCTCATAACTGTATGGAGTCAGCTAATAAATTCCTGTTTGGCTGTTGCCCCATACTAAATCACCCGATTCTGAAATAAAATTTGGCGGTTGCAACCCTTTTGGTAGAATACGCACTCCATGTTTTTCCAGGCTGCaatttttctgttttcattcttcaaatggCACCATTCGAAAAGCATCATATATATAGTATGGCTTTCCAGAATTTCTCATTGTTTATTCAAAATTATCAACTATCAAAAATATGGCCAACTCTACTATAGTTTCTAGTGAACATCCCGACAAGAGCGTTGCTAGCCAGGATGAAAACCCTGTAAGCAGAGTACAATTCTCTGGTGATGCAGACGAGTTCGTACTGATTGGGGGCCACAAGTACCACAGACATGAATTGATGCAAGCCTTCGGAGGAAATTTGAACCCAGGTTTATCTCCTTATCCTAAGAGAACTATCAACCCAGTGCCTGTGGGCCTTGCTGCCTTTTCGTTGACTTTGTTCGTATTCTGTATGTACACTGCTGAAGCTATGGGCATTAAAATTCCAAACGTTATGATTGGAAGTGCCTGCTTCTATGGTGGTACAGTTCAAATGTTATGCGGAATTCTCACTTTCCTTAACGGAAACACTTTTGGAGCAACAGTTATCACTTCTTTTGGAGCTTTCTGGCTCTCCTTTATGGCcatctttgttgaagacttcGGTATTGCTCAAGCTTATACTGATCCAAAGATGTTCTCGAACGCAGTTGGttttttccttttgggATGGGCTATTTTGATTTGGGTTCTTACTATTCTCACATTGAAGTCTACTGTTCCAATTTTTGCATTCTTTTTCCTCTTGGCATTGGCATTTACTTTATTGTCCTCTGGATATATGGTCAATAGGGTAAATGTGAAAAAAGCTGGAGCAATTATTGGAGCTGTGGATTCCTTCATTAGTTGGTATCTTGCCTTTGCAGGTACTTCCAACAGGCAGAACTCGTACATCACTTCTTACCACTTGCCAATGCCTACATTTGGCAAGAAGGGTGCCTTTGAACACAAACCTTTCCGGGGACCACAATTATAAAACGTTACACACCATTATTTTCACTAATAACTAATATCATCATTACACTTACCATTGTTTTTTACTTAATATTTAATTCATTACTATATTCTAAAATCGGGAACTTTAGATAATAAACTAATAACTTACATTTTATTCAGTTGTATCTTTTCTTTACAGACTAAAAAAGTTGTAGCACATTGTAGATATAATATTTTCTCACTAAATCTCTAAATTCCACATAAaagtttttttttcaaattcGATATTGTTACAAATGAACGTGTACCATAGTAAATAGAGGGGATTCATGAAAGGGTTATAATCTCTATTTGATACAAGTACATAAGAATTAGCGGAAATGGGTCCTTGCATTATTTAGCACGGTAGATTCGGATACTACTTGGTGGGTAAATACTGTACAGAGTGCAGACTAGCAACGCGAGCTTATTAAGCTTCAATTCGAGTCTTCATCTATCATACAGACTATTACTCTAAAGAAAAGGACCAAAATGAAGTTTGGTCTAGTAATTTTGACACTGTTGAGTGTTTTCAGTAGTTTGGTTAGTTCCtattcttcgtcttcgaATCTCCTCCAGGTGAATGAcaaaaatttcaaagaGATTGTCATTGACTCCGGTAAATTCACCTTCGTAGATTTCTATGCTGACTGGTGTCGTCATtgcaagaacttgatgccaacaattgaagaacttgcaGATGTTTTCGAGCCATTCCAAgaccaagtccaagttgtGAAAATAAACGGAGACAAGGACGGAAAGAAGATGTCTAAGAAATACGTCTTCAAAGGCTATCCAACCATGTTGCTTTTCCACGGCAACGatgaaccagttgaatATGACGGTATTAGGGATTTGCAGGCTTTGAGCaattttgttcaacaaatcacAGGAGTCAGATTAGCAAGCATAAAACCGGAAGGGGAGGTCGAAGAGTCTAAGGTAGAACAGGAACCAACTGGTTTGATTCGATTGAATGAT
It encodes:
- a CDS encoding predicted protein (go_component membrane~go_function molecular function unknown), producing MANSTIVSSEHPDKSVASQDENPVSRVQFSGDADEFVSIGGHKYHRHELMQAFGGNLNPGLSPYPKRTINPVPVGLAAFSLTLFVFCMYTAEAMGIKIPNVMIGSACFYGGTVQMLCGILTFLNGNTFGATVITSFGAFWLSFMAIFVEDFGIAQAYTDPKMFSNAVGFFLLGWAILIWVLTILTLKSTVPIFAFFFLLALAFTLLSSGYMVNRVNVKKAGAIIGAVDSFISWYLAFAGTSNRQNSYITSYHLPMPTFGKKGAFEHKPFRGPQL